A window from Lates calcarifer isolate ASB-BC8 linkage group LG7_2, TLL_Latcal_v3, whole genome shotgun sequence encodes these proteins:
- the senp7b gene encoding sentrin-specific protease 7b isoform X1, which yields MASPFKIPKKKQPAGSDSAPLHLQSPLSRLQSPASQVKGYGDQSSRRGADRVHAGNSLGSPTHRQSATCKPLFRDVVKTLLGLNSPDRGGASAANHRSPGSWRSQSQAGERAESSSASNGWRPKRASDRLLRPEVTSECLSPPQKKKSDESSGSSSGTRSISVESVDSLAKLRGEVHAGSRSPPTLGARTWRRVEPGGDTTRRDAAEGKSDADKSPEKKNSCLSGSDQTSDDDFVSPSRTLGRRPSSSSSSVSAVMSPGTTPGRRRSLDRTAWIAASSHLNEDVREQERRRWREFRERKTRTLQPRPKRPRQSPAEPIVLSSEEEEEEGDGAKRTSLSSRRAEEPRPGNSGQKQGLQTRNQVCSSRAEPGLDQPRTPPPPSFLQLEFTSLHAGLTHADADGDVLITENGITVPLKVSGAEELDVTVVASQLRGYGVWDGGVAQGGALLAGREGPAPSLLFLWVTDAQANLLHRELSAGRSSASSGPPCSFLLLVLKEQLQELQAALLASILDMDEYKKGRSSSSSSSSSSGLTSPLDWTDGLLLLHSCPPPLDQHLLQLLGHSAKPSEVRNSQRKKSGLNSSGLQQLPARLIQYPAAPCKGRISVTKEDLACLSDGEFLNDVIIDFYLKYLLLEGVGGAVAERSHVFSSFFYKQLSRRRAAGEDDAPSVPDRHMRHQRVKTWTRHVDIFTKDFLFVPVNQEAHWYLVVVCFPGLEESQYEDFERRTGGSEQTTGNTNFSLRTQQPPECTQQGWQRDTVMKRPCILVMDSLKLSYHENVCRLLRDYLQVEWEVRRRTPRLFTSDNMRSSNCRVPQQDNSSDCGLYLLQYVESFLQNPVVHFDFPLCLTNWFPRQRVRQKREEIRRLIMRMHQSQRVNEDQN from the exons ATGGCGTCTCCCTTTAAAATACCGAAGAAGAAACAGCCTGCAGGGTCTGACTCCGCCCCCCTGCACCTGCAGTCCCCGCTGTCCCGCCTCCAGAGCCCCGCTTCACAAGTTAAG GGTTATGGAGATCAGTCCAGCAGAAGAGGTGCTGACAGGGTGCATGCTGGGAACTCCCTCGGCTCccctacacacagacagag CGCGACGTGTAAACCGCTGTTCAGGGACGTGGTGAAAACGCTGCTGGGACTCAACAGCCCGGACAGAGGCGGAGcttcagcagccaatcacagatcACCAGGAAGCTGGAGGAGCCAATCACAGGCAGGAGAGAGGGCGGAGTCGTCCTCGGCCTCAAACGG GTGGCGTCCTAAGAGAGCGTCAGACCGGCTGCTGCGGCCTGAGGTGACCTCCGAGTGCCTGTctccaccacagaagaagaaaagtgatgaaTCCTCAG GTTCGTCCTCAGGGACTCGGAGCATCTCTGTGGAGTCGGTGGACTCTCTGGCGAAGCTGCGAGGTgaggtgcatgctgggagtcGGAGTCCTCCGACGCTCGGAGCGAGGACGTGGAGGAGAGTCGAGCCCGGCGGAGACACGACGAGACGGGACGCCGCTGAGGGGAAG AGCGACGCAGATAAATCTCCTGAGAAGAAGAACTCATGTCTCTCAGGTTCAGATCAGACGTCAGACGACGACTTCGTCTCTCCGTCCAGAACCCTCGGCCGCagaccttcctcctcctcctcctccgtctccgCGGTGATGTCACCGGGGACGACGCCGGGCAGGAGGCGGAGTCTGGACAGGACGGCGTGGATCGCCGCCAGCAGCCACCTGAACGAGGACGTGAGGGAGCAGGAGAGACGGAGGTGGAGGGAgttcagagagaggaagaccCGAACCCTGCAGCCTCGACCGAAGAGACCCAGACAGAGTCCAGCAGAGCCCA TTGTGCTGTcgagcgaggaggaggaggaggaaggagacgGAGCGAAGAGGACGTCCCTCAGCAGCAGGCGGGCGGAGGAACCCCGTCCAGGAAACTCAGGACAGAAACAG GGTCTCCAGACCAGGAACCAGGTCTGTTCCTCCAGAGCTGAACCAGGTCTGGACCAGCCACGGACGCCGCCGCCGCCTTCGTTCCTGCAGCTGGAGTTCACCTCGCTCCACGCCGGCCTGACGCACGCCGACGCCGACGGAGACGTGCTG ATCACTGAAAACGGCATCACTGTTCCTCTGAAAG tatcaggagcagaggagctggATGTGACCGTGGTGGCGTCGCAGCTTCGTGGTTACGGCGTTTGGGACGGAGGCGTGGCTCAGGGCGGGGCTCTGCTCGCCGGTCGGGAAGGCCCGGCGCCGTCGCTGCTCTTCCTGTGGGTGACGGACGCTCAGGCCAACCTGCTGCACAGAGAGCTGTCGGCCGGCCGGAGCTCCGCCTCctcag GTCCGCCCTGCTCCTTCCTCCTGCTGGTGTtgaaggagcagctgcaggagctcCAGGCCGCTCTGCTGGCCTCCATCCTGGACATGGACGAGTACAAGAAGggccgctcctcctcctcctcctcctcctcctcctctgggctGACCTCCCCTCTGGACTGGACCGACGggctgctgctcctccacagctgtcctcctcctctggaccagcacctcctccagctgctgggaCACTCTGCA aAACCCAGTGAAGTCAGAAACAGTCAGAGGAAGAAGTCCGGCCTGAACTCCTCTGgtctgcagcagcttcctgccAG GTTGATCCAGTACCCCGCGGCACCGTGTAAAGGCCGGATCTCCGTGACGAAGGAGGACCTGGCGTGTCTGAGCGACGGCGAGTTCCTCAACGACGTCATCATCGATTTCTACCTCAA GTATCTCCTCCTGGAGGGAGTGGGAGGAGCTGTGGCCGAGCGGAGTCACGTCTTCAGCAGCTTCTTCTACAAACAGCTGAGCAGACGGAGAGCGGCCGGAGAGGACGACGCCCCCTCTGTCCC CGACCGTCACATGAGGCATCAGAGGGTGAAGACCTGGACTCGCCACGTCGACATTTTCACCAAAGACTTCCTGTTCGTGCCTGTCAATCAAGA AGCTCACTGGTACCTGGTGGTGGTCTGTTTCCCGGGTCTGGAGGAGTCTCAGTACGAGGACTTTGAGAGGAGAACAG gtggaTCAGAGCAGAcgacaggaaacacaaacttCAGCCTGAGAACACAACAACCACCG GAGTGCACTCAGCAGGGCTGGCAGAGGGACACGGTGATGAAGAG GCCGTGCATCCTGGTCATGGACTCTCTGAAGCTGTCGTACCATGAGAACGTGTGCAGGCTGCTCAGAGA CTACCTGCAGGTGGAGTGGGAGGTCCGGAGACGGACGCCTCGACTCTTCACGTCCGACAACATGAGGAGCTCCAACTGCAGAGTTCCTCAGCAGGACAACAGCAGCGACTGTGGACTGTACCTGCTGCAGTACGTCGAGAGCTtcctgcag AATCCCGTCGTGCACTTCGACTTCCCGTTGTGTTTGACCAACTGGTTTCCGCGGCAACGGGTGCGACAGAAGCGCGAGGAGATTCGACGTCTGATCATGAGGATGCACCAGAGTCAGCGGGTCAACGAAGACCAGAACTGA
- the senp7b gene encoding sentrin-specific protease 7b isoform X2: MASPFKIPKKKQPAGSDSAPLHLQSPLSRLQSPASQVKGYGDQSSRRGADRVHAGNSLGSPTHRQSATCKPLFRDVVKTLLGLNSPDRGGASAANHRSPGSWRSQSQAGERAESSSASNGWRPKRASDRLLRPEVTSECLSPPQKKKSDESSGSSSGTRSISVESVDSLAKLRGEVHAGSRSPPTLGARTWRRVEPGGDTTRRDAAEGKSDADKSPEKKNSCLSGSDQTSDDDFVSPSRTLGRRPSSSSSSVSAVMSPGTTPGRRRSLDRTAWIAASSHLNEDVREQERRRWREFRERKTRTLQPRPKRPRQSPAEPIVLSSEEEEEEGDGAKRTSLSSRRAEEPRPGNSGQKQGLQTRNQVCSSRAEPGLDQPRTPPPPSFLQLEFTSLHAGLTHADADGDVLITENGITVPLKVSGAEELDVTVVASQLRGYGVWDGGVAQGGALLAGREGPAPSLLFLWVTDAQANLLHRELSAGRSSASSGPPCSFLLLVLKEQLQELQAALLASILDMDEYKKGRSSSSSSSSSSGLTSPLDWTDGLLLLHSCPPPLDQHLLQLLGHSAKPSEVRNSQRKKSGLNSSGLQQLPARLIQYPAAPCKGRISVTKEDLACLSDGEFLNDVIIDFYLKYLLLEGVGGAVAERSHVFSSFFYKQLSRRRAAGEDDAPSVPDRHMRHQRVKTWTRHVDIFTKDFLFVPVNQEAHWYLVVVCFPGLEESQYEDFERRTGGSEQTTGNTNFSLRTQQPPECTQQGWQRDTVMKRPCILVMDSLKLSYHENVCRLLRDYLQVEWEVRRRTPRLFTSDNMRSSNCRVPQQDNSSDCGLYLLQYVESFLQ; encoded by the exons ATGGCGTCTCCCTTTAAAATACCGAAGAAGAAACAGCCTGCAGGGTCTGACTCCGCCCCCCTGCACCTGCAGTCCCCGCTGTCCCGCCTCCAGAGCCCCGCTTCACAAGTTAAG GGTTATGGAGATCAGTCCAGCAGAAGAGGTGCTGACAGGGTGCATGCTGGGAACTCCCTCGGCTCccctacacacagacagag CGCGACGTGTAAACCGCTGTTCAGGGACGTGGTGAAAACGCTGCTGGGACTCAACAGCCCGGACAGAGGCGGAGcttcagcagccaatcacagatcACCAGGAAGCTGGAGGAGCCAATCACAGGCAGGAGAGAGGGCGGAGTCGTCCTCGGCCTCAAACGG GTGGCGTCCTAAGAGAGCGTCAGACCGGCTGCTGCGGCCTGAGGTGACCTCCGAGTGCCTGTctccaccacagaagaagaaaagtgatgaaTCCTCAG GTTCGTCCTCAGGGACTCGGAGCATCTCTGTGGAGTCGGTGGACTCTCTGGCGAAGCTGCGAGGTgaggtgcatgctgggagtcGGAGTCCTCCGACGCTCGGAGCGAGGACGTGGAGGAGAGTCGAGCCCGGCGGAGACACGACGAGACGGGACGCCGCTGAGGGGAAG AGCGACGCAGATAAATCTCCTGAGAAGAAGAACTCATGTCTCTCAGGTTCAGATCAGACGTCAGACGACGACTTCGTCTCTCCGTCCAGAACCCTCGGCCGCagaccttcctcctcctcctcctccgtctccgCGGTGATGTCACCGGGGACGACGCCGGGCAGGAGGCGGAGTCTGGACAGGACGGCGTGGATCGCCGCCAGCAGCCACCTGAACGAGGACGTGAGGGAGCAGGAGAGACGGAGGTGGAGGGAgttcagagagaggaagaccCGAACCCTGCAGCCTCGACCGAAGAGACCCAGACAGAGTCCAGCAGAGCCCA TTGTGCTGTcgagcgaggaggaggaggaggaaggagacgGAGCGAAGAGGACGTCCCTCAGCAGCAGGCGGGCGGAGGAACCCCGTCCAGGAAACTCAGGACAGAAACAG GGTCTCCAGACCAGGAACCAGGTCTGTTCCTCCAGAGCTGAACCAGGTCTGGACCAGCCACGGACGCCGCCGCCGCCTTCGTTCCTGCAGCTGGAGTTCACCTCGCTCCACGCCGGCCTGACGCACGCCGACGCCGACGGAGACGTGCTG ATCACTGAAAACGGCATCACTGTTCCTCTGAAAG tatcaggagcagaggagctggATGTGACCGTGGTGGCGTCGCAGCTTCGTGGTTACGGCGTTTGGGACGGAGGCGTGGCTCAGGGCGGGGCTCTGCTCGCCGGTCGGGAAGGCCCGGCGCCGTCGCTGCTCTTCCTGTGGGTGACGGACGCTCAGGCCAACCTGCTGCACAGAGAGCTGTCGGCCGGCCGGAGCTCCGCCTCctcag GTCCGCCCTGCTCCTTCCTCCTGCTGGTGTtgaaggagcagctgcaggagctcCAGGCCGCTCTGCTGGCCTCCATCCTGGACATGGACGAGTACAAGAAGggccgctcctcctcctcctcctcctcctcctcctctgggctGACCTCCCCTCTGGACTGGACCGACGggctgctgctcctccacagctgtcctcctcctctggaccagcacctcctccagctgctgggaCACTCTGCA aAACCCAGTGAAGTCAGAAACAGTCAGAGGAAGAAGTCCGGCCTGAACTCCTCTGgtctgcagcagcttcctgccAG GTTGATCCAGTACCCCGCGGCACCGTGTAAAGGCCGGATCTCCGTGACGAAGGAGGACCTGGCGTGTCTGAGCGACGGCGAGTTCCTCAACGACGTCATCATCGATTTCTACCTCAA GTATCTCCTCCTGGAGGGAGTGGGAGGAGCTGTGGCCGAGCGGAGTCACGTCTTCAGCAGCTTCTTCTACAAACAGCTGAGCAGACGGAGAGCGGCCGGAGAGGACGACGCCCCCTCTGTCCC CGACCGTCACATGAGGCATCAGAGGGTGAAGACCTGGACTCGCCACGTCGACATTTTCACCAAAGACTTCCTGTTCGTGCCTGTCAATCAAGA AGCTCACTGGTACCTGGTGGTGGTCTGTTTCCCGGGTCTGGAGGAGTCTCAGTACGAGGACTTTGAGAGGAGAACAG gtggaTCAGAGCAGAcgacaggaaacacaaacttCAGCCTGAGAACACAACAACCACCG GAGTGCACTCAGCAGGGCTGGCAGAGGGACACGGTGATGAAGAG GCCGTGCATCCTGGTCATGGACTCTCTGAAGCTGTCGTACCATGAGAACGTGTGCAGGCTGCTCAGAGA CTACCTGCAGGTGGAGTGGGAGGTCCGGAGACGGACGCCTCGACTCTTCACGTCCGACAACATGAGGAGCTCCAACTGCAGAGTTCCTCAGCAGGACAACAGCAGCGACTGTGGACTGTACCTGCTGCAGTACGTCGAGAGCTtcctgcag TAA